cattaatatatatatatatatatttatatattttcagACAACCAAAAACTGGCAGCCATTGGAATAAGAGTTACTCAATGGATAGCATATCATGGCCTAGCGCTGAATGTCACCACAGATTTAACCCCTTTTGATTGGATAGTCCCCTGTGGAATACGTGACCGGAAAGTTGGAAGTATTAAAAATCTACTTGCAGGATTCCCTTCATCGAGCGATTGTGGAGAAGCAAATGTAGGTCATCCCAATGATAGCCAGCTTCTTAATATTGCTCACGAGTCTTTgatcaaggagttctcagaaaTGTTCCAGCTCCGAATCCATCACAAAACCATCTCTGAATTGGAGTTTGGAAAGGAAAATTTATAAGCTGGTTTCTGGTGACTGACAGGTAGGAAGTTCTTGAATCTATATTAGAAATGGTACCCAGTAAAGAATGCATCTCATCTTGGTGATGTGTAAGACAATCATGAATTTATTTGATAAAAATGTCTAGTTGCTCAGAACAAAATTATTTACAACATTAAATTTTCCTTTTTTGACATTAGGGGTCAagttaaaaggaaaaaagaaagaaagatacTGACGTATAGAGCATTTTGTTAACTAAAATCACCATGGTGATAGTTGTGTGTAAGGAACTTTACGAGTGCTTACATGTTAGAAAATATATGGAAATCCATCATGAATCGATTATTTCAACTTCATGCTTTGAaggtgattattattattattattatttgttgactctcgatttggccaacgacacggagtcaaaaatacgacaaaaaatgagatgataatcaagaatggaatataatggtaaagaatagacaactgatttatagtggttcagccccaatgaatggtactaacctatgtccacttagtgctattattaatattgaatcccaatgttgtgatcaaataactagggttcttgagttttacaAGCCTTAGGGGATAATTGCGCTGTAtgctctttctctcagtattcagaaaaaaaattcaaaagtcaaaagtccattccttgagctttctcatgcatatttataggctcaagggggttacatgggccaatgggatttaactatccttaatatccgtgtgttatccccgtttctttcCGGGTGTCCGGATCCACACTCTAAGCCTGTGGGCCACCCAATTTGGAGTTAAGGCCCAGATCGGGCCCATTTGACGAGGAAAATGGATGTTGGCAGCCCAAGTCTGGGCAAGGCCCAAAGAGCGTCCGGGAGTGAGGACTGGGACCTCCGCCTTCGTAGGTGGTGTGGTCCCGGAACTGCTCCCCCTAATGTCCCGAGGCGCGGCAGAGAAGGTCGCGGCTCACCAAACCAAGATGGGAACTGGGACCGCTGTGGATAGACCTAGATCCTGGTAAACGGTTCGGAATCCTGGTAAATGGTCTGGGACCTTGGTGAACGGAGGGGGACgttggtaaacgaacccgggtcggtTGTCCAAGGTTCACAAGGTAAAGTGCCCAGGATACTGACATCATCCCATGAAGCGTGGAGGTTGTCCCCACGTTTAACCTGTAGAAGAGGCTACCTCGGGAATGTACGTCGTTGGTTCAGAAGtgcgccgccactactctgatcgatcttgtcccccaaatcttcctcgtagcccagAGAACCCAGACTGAAACTCCAGTTTGTCTCATGCcttagaataagatattatttGGTTTGGCCCAATGGACTTAGATTGTGGTACGTTTCAtattttaatcctttgtattgggctcccatcagAGAAGCTAATGGTATTTAtgcccttattgggcccgggttatgcccttattgggcccgggtcagcccggcctAAGCCCAGTGCACTCCtgtgcctataaatatgaatagtggCGCACTGAGGAGGGGATCCGAGATTTTTTATTGTAAGcagttactctgctcaaacttgtagaaaaactccattgtcaaatgttctctaagctctaatacaactgtctcgtggactaaggcttattaacgccccaaccacgtaaaaacttggTCTTTACTCCTCAAATCCTTTCTTCTAAGCTCTCTAATATTCTATTATTaaggtttccgaaaaactcggtaaacaccgtGTAtaaaggcaataaagaggaaataatcaacgtagttattatatgattacaatcttttaaggaaataaaccgaaggatacgaccagcctggtcgcatctaattgtgaggtttgatgaagcaacgggtagctggtcgataatcgaacagcacctctttatttcgactctgccacgtgtcaaccacgtgtgagcaatccttgccacgtcatcaacatctgtttttgggtaaacatttgccccccaagtttattttactacgaccagcataaagtaaacttaggaaattgACTCTTCGTGTACCCCACCAAATTTGTCAGAGtcgcccatgctttctcgaaaaatttaactaatcatgtctaatcaagtcttttcggtttcccaaaaaattgtctgacgtctattgcacttccccatactttgaaaaaagtaattcatgattaccttTTTTACGGTGCCacgatcactataaataataccccaagatcacatttttactttttacttttgatttatcttctcttcttcaagaactctgaagaactttGACCATCAGAGCCCAGAAAACCCAGAAGCTTTCATCGTTGATCTAAGGAACTTTCGCTCAGCGTTCAAAACGTTCGTGTTCTTACTctaactttcatccaagtaagtttctcgaATCTTTCAGTCGTTTTTGATGCCATGAAAAACCATTTTATATATGTTTCGTATCTGAGCTCTTGAATGTTCTTGGCTGAAattgttttggggtaaatgggcacattgatcgatgtttgatagggtagtgaaataatgctTTATAGGAGTTAAGAGTTAGTTTGGTAgttgagattgtagatttagggcgtaaaatcgaagtaaaattttgatttttaagctagctgaaaaattgggtttttctcgtcctttcagagtcgaaaagtttttcctgaaaaacttttcacttctgctttttaatctattttccaaactgttcactTGAAATACAGTGTTTTTatcagaatgctgctggtcgtataaaagctcaACTTTAAAACACAAGGTTTTAGGCCTTAAATTCTCATCTCCCCATTTTCTGTTCGcatattttcatgcaagatccgtggggaggtgagaggcctatcgacgatgacttgctagcccaattgcttgaggacgaggaACAACCGTCGATGTTGATACTagagatccctttttctcgtgTCACCCCAAACATTCCATCGTCCCAActtcaaaatatgggtcgagtaaagtccaaaacccagaaaaagaaaccatccaCTTCCTTTTCAAATCAGCTtactcctcgggctgaaattcctacGACCAGTGGTCGGGAAGAAAACGTCCTCGACCctgaaatccaaactcaagcccaactccgaaatgtcattcaaccagatgttgagaCGTTGCCCCTCCTAGTCGAGTAACAGTTAGGATGATTGCAAATTACATTaagaagtacgggcttcctggggtgaccctagtccaacctaCCAGAGACCAACGGGCAAATCTGCCTGGAGGTGCCTTCAGCACCTgatcgaggtatcacatcgaggcatgAGCGATCCTGCTTCTCCATcttttcttccaaggagtggccaactattttggggtcactcctttccaaataaccccaaatgggtatagaatgctctctgcactctatattctttatagccataagaaatggcctgtccccacaccacacgaggtcaactatttgttcgacctaaaatccaagcCCAAtaaagaaaacacggggttcttccatttctgtcaccaggaaacgacccgcactttcctgagtgataccacctttatatccaatgtggggaagtaccatctagagtactttctgactacagACATGgccgccaacaacctggccttcacccaaggaggtaatatttttactcccttggtcgtttattttcctttaattcttCCTGCATTTCCCTTAGGGTTTTAGTGCATTTCAAGCCCGTGGCTGCGACCGGCTCCCACTCCAGACATAGAAGTCTGATCagcactcttggccagcatgactggcATAAGAGAAGAGTGTCAAACAgttggtcacagaggctaaccttaggctggtcgggcttttggcacctcaccaggatgtgagggagtcaacagcggggaatGCCACTGgtgaggagattcccgagcagcacccagacgtgtcgcaacctcaaaggaggaggacaactggagtgacaatcagggagcCTTCCATCACCCCGCGAGCtgctgctccccctgccccactggaaaagggaaaaaagaaagccactgAACCCTCTACTCCCACCGACGAGTCCTCATATGAGAACGGTACTGTTTTCTtattcttagatagtttgccaattccctgtcacttatttgacggggacaaaaactttaagtatactccaaacttaaattcagatttcttccaggccaTAAGTAAGGGTagaagtagttcagtaagtaatgtagcgaccagtagttgtagcacaggtattttacttataatctcCTTACTTTCTTTTTTAGTTCCATCTATATATTTTGTCTCATTGCTCgtattgtttccttttgtgcataTATATCGTCTGAAGACATGTTCGAATATTACAAGGCCGCTGCTGCTTCCTCAGGCAGGAAGAAAGATAGCAAGAGGGTTCGGGGGGAGAGCAGCAAAACTGattcaaagaaggctcggactGAGGGTCCTTTAGCAGTTGTTCCTTCAAAGGAAAACATGCCACCTCCCTCTCCACTCGACCAGCCGGCCTCAACTCCACCGGTCGATCAGCACCCCACTCCTCCAACGCCTTTCGACCAGCCACATCGTACTCAGCccaaaggctccctgtccagcaccATGGTTAGTTCGGCCAGGGAGAGAATTTACAACCTCTCCAAACACAAACGTAGTCAAGAGGCCATCGACGGTACCATCTCCATGGAAACCGACCAAATAATAAatcgagggctgaatgagatagtcaaTGTAAGTTGCTTTCTTTTGCTGAgtcattatttttaattttctgcCATCACCTTATTCTTTTCATCTGGTCGCAGGGATTGTTGACCATGACTGTTGGCTGGCGTCGGGTGGGTGCAATGGTCTCCCAGACCAAAAACTTTGACACCAGGCTCACTGAGGCAATGAAGGCGCTCGAGGAAaagaatgctgacctgctcgagaAGAACACTGAACATGCCAAGCTGAATGGTGAACTGCTTGAGAAAAATGCAGAGCTGAATAAGCAGAACGATGAACTGCTTGAGCAGAAAGCCACGTTGACAGAGGAGCTATTGGAAAGTTGGGCCGCCCTGAACAAATCCaatgaagataaagaaaaattcagggagagtgccaAACTCAATTACCAACAATCCAAACAGCTTGAGCTCGATCTGATTGCGAGCAGGAAGGAGACGGAGGAGTTGGAAGGGCGCGTGAAAGAGCTCGAAGAAACTGATgccaaaaacttggagaagtataaggaagccacccaCCCTTGCTTCtatgagttttggaagcacaatcagAAGGCCGATTTCAGCTAGCTGTCTGAGCGCTTGAGATGGACTCTAATGTCCCAGTGcaccattcgcctggaggaagaagaaagggcTAAAATTCCTGCTTCTCCAAAGATTTCCCTGGCAACGGGGATTGACGGCGCAGACAATGAAGCTGGCGCCACTGTCGACCAGCACGCTCCTCAAGATCCTCTAGCCTCgtagtcttttttattttttgaatacacgacctacgggtcgtgatgtaaagacaattacttttttaatttttaatttttattgctgcatggacaacttttaattttaacaaacaattacatccgagcagttgcTGCTCGCGATGTAAAggaattccttttgatattataatatttttatgttattataatatctatttgcatgaccgaacttagcatagtactttggtttgatttaacaaaatacaaaattttgaaaaatactctaagtaccctagcatgctttcacttattttactcatgtgtttacataccttttgatatgatttgcttactagatgccttatatgccccccaagtgattgaggagctttaggtccttggtcacttgccttgaccaaaacctgttcgaacattactgctcggagcaaagaatttaaaacgataatacagcaaaacaacacacgtaatgagcaaatactcgtaataaatacaataatttgcaagaatgactggctgcgcacagtcccttatatttctcgtaataaatggacaaaacatgtctgtacgagtgatcaataagatcttacacttataagcaatcagtcacgtaaaatgaccaactctttttcataacttgtaaaaagtaaaattaatacaagccaattctttaagaaaaaTTGTTTATTGTTAGTACTTGCACAactgttctccattccaatagtgaggaatgagatctccatttaagcgagcaagtttataggtgcctagatggaggacttcttcaatctggtatggtccttcccaattaggtgcgagtactccagcagtctgGTCGCGGGGTGTTAAGGAAAGCCCtgcgaagtactagatctccgacattgaatttcctttcacgtactttagaattgaaataccgggtgactttttgctggtaagcagctactcggagttaggcttgctctcgcctttcatcaaccaaatcaagggattccatcaatagctggctattagagccttgatcatacgttattctgcgatgcgacaacggatctaactcaacaggcaacatagcctcatatccataatgtgacgccccacgtcactatggctgctttctggaatgacgactggccctacaaaccaacacgagtcttttcagcgtgctttgtcctcactcacatgcttcctaggaaaacttcccacttccactctggaatccccaaaggctgcaacaaccccgctggcctctggtgctcagccttaacctgctgacaagttaagcacttagccacataatccaccacatccctcttcatgcccgaccaccaatacagagctctcaagtcctggtacatcttcgtcgtacccgggtgcaaagaatagggagtggtatgcaattcatccaagatctcttgccggataccagaatccatcggaacacagatccgacccttgtacttcagtagccccatctctgaaatggaaaagtcctttgtCACTCCAACTAAGGCACTCTCCCTGTGTCCTCTCAACTGAGAATCTTTTccttgcgcttccttgatcctctcaaggagtgtagactgaagagtgatgttggccaactgaccaatcaccaactctatacctgctctggtcatctcctcggctaacttatcagatatctgtctcgagctaaacaactgccctgggcccttccgactcaatgcatcagccactacattagccctcccaggatggtaaaggatatcacaatcataatccttaaccaactccagccaccgcctttggcgcatattcaagtccttctgtgtaaagaaatactttaggctcttatggtcggtgtatatctcgcacttctcaccatagagataatgcctccaaatcttaagtgcaaacaccaccgctgccaactccaggtcatgcgtaggatatctctgctcatattccttcaactgtctcgatgcataggctatcaccttgccagcttgcatcaacacgcaccccaaaccctgcctagatgcattacagtagaccacaaacttttcattctctgtcggcaagcttaacactggcgcagtaatcagtcgccgcttcagttccttaaaactgttttcacatctatccgtccagacataccttgtcttcttcttctttgttagttctttcaatggcgtagctatcatggataacccctcaacaaaccgccggtaataccctgctaaacccaagaagcttctcacttcaggaacactgctcggtctaggccaatctctgactgcctcaatcttgcttgggtcaaccagaatctcctccttactgacaatatggcccagaaatgtaacttgtggcaactagaactcacacttactgaacttagcatataacttatgctccctcaaccactgtagtaccaaccgcagatgctgctcatgctctgcctctgactgggagtacactaagatgtcgtcgatgaatacgatcacaaacttgtccagataatccctgaaaaccctattcatcatatccatgaaggctgctggggcattggttaatccaaaggacataaccaggaattcataatgtccatacctcgttcggaaagcggtctttggtatgtcctcctctttaatccttaactgatggtaacctaatcggagatctatcttggaaaacactgttctcccctgtagctgatcaaacaaatcgttgatcctaggcagtggatacttgttcttaatggttaacttgttcagctccctataatcgatacacatcctaagggacccatccttcttcttaacgaacaacactggagcaccccatggcgagaaactcggtctgatgaaccccaaatcaagtaactcctgcaactgaatcttcaactcctttagctctgctggagccattctgtagggtgtcctagatactggttccgctcctggtaccaactctataacaaagtcaatctcccgctgcgacGGCAACCCCGGCAGATCCGCTGggaacaaatccggaaactcacacaccaatctggtctcacccggtccaaccgacaccaccctggaagtatccacaacacttgctaggaatcctatgcaacctttctGCATCAGGTCTCCAGCCCTCAAGGCTGAAATTATTGGTACACGCGGTCCATTAACTGACcctacaaacacaaagggtacctccccttctggttcaaaagccaccattctgcgcttgcaatcaatcgtttccccatacttggatatccaatccattcccaaaatcatgtcaaaaatcacccatccctagattaccccaggtcaagcacgcttaactttggagttctcaagtgatgggctaccgaaaagaagatgcatcttgttgatataggtaatacccatcaatccatttaagccatattcaagtgtgtagtcccatacctacacagtcttagaatcatcacacttgaccttccccaggcggtgtgggattgcacagcttacccggtctttccccttacggatcacgggattttgactgtcacaatcaccctcccttacgggcccgacgtcctcgtcggccacacttccggctgggtcaaggctctaataccatttgtgatgccccacgtcactatggctgctttctggaatgacgtctggccctacaaaccaacacgagtctttccagcgtgctttgtcctcactcgcacgcttcctgggaaaacttcccaggaggtcacccatccctagattaccccaggtcaagcacgcttaactttggagtgtGGCGTGGGGCGTCAcacataagctaaggaaaatggagtgtgACCTGTCGCTGCTCGATGAGAAGTTTTGtacaaccaaaggacttcaggaaattgttctggccatgcttcctttgcttcctcaagtcttttcttcagagtatcctttaacattttattgactgcttcgacttgtcaatttgcttgaggatgagcgactgaagaaaagctcttgataattccatgtcgttcgcaaaaatctgtgaacagatcactatcaaattgggtgtcgttgtctgagacaatcttccttagcaatccatagcgacgtacaatgttttttaccacaaaatctagcactttcttggtcgttatggttgcgagtggctcaacttcggcccatttagtgaagtaatcaacagcaaccacaacgtacttgacgccgccctttcctgtagggagagatccgattaaatctataccccagactgcgaatgaccacggactttgcatctgtttcagctcaTTAGGGGATGCTCGTGGAATTTTAGAGAACCTCTGgtacttgtcgcacctccgcacaaattccatcgagtcttcattcattgttggccagaagtatccttgccttaggatctttttttataagctttgcccccagcatggtccccacaaaagccttcgtgtacctctttcatcaattccttggctttctctttcgaaatacatctgaggagtggcattgagtatcccctccgGTAAAAAATTCCATCGACCAAAATATATCTAGCAGCTTATCGCTGAAGGGTCTTAGCTTTGTTTTTGTCTGCCGGTAAGACGCCCTGTGTAAGGtactctatgtatggtgccatccatgtatcgactgcctggatcaccaaagaggtctcctctgcttggatgcttggcacagatagtcgctcaactggcactatgttcagagtatcagcatccttcgcacttgctaatttggccaaagcatcagcgtttgaattatggtcgcgaggtacttgctgaagggtatACCTGTCAAACTGTGCTAATAGATTCTTcgttttgtttaagtaagcaaccatttttaaacatcgagcctggtactctcccatgatttgatttaccaccagctgagagtcgctgtagatgtcaagtgcctttatgttcatgtccctggccaatcgtaacccaacgagcagtgcttcataatcggcctcgttgttagaagcagtgaagtcaaacctgattgtgcAGTAAAATCAATGCCCTTCAGGCGTCATCAAAATCACACATGCTCCTGGGTGATGTTCATTAAAGGAGCCGTCCATGaacaacttccatgaaggagtttGGTTTTGAAGCTCAGGTTCTTCAGGTGCTTCTGGCTGCTTAccatctggaagcccagtgaactctgcgatgaagtcagccagggcttgcccttttattgctgctcgtggtaagtaagagatatcgaattgcccaagttcgaccgcccatttcaataatgtgcctgcggcttctggcttctgcagaacttgccgtagaggctggtcggtcaaaaccatgattgggtgagcttgaaagtagggccgcagcttcctggaggctaaaattaagcaataggctaacttttcaataggagGATACCACAGTTCCGccccaattagcctcttgcttacataataaacagccttttgtacaccttcttcttctcttactaagacagcactagcagcgtattctgtgatcgctaggtagatgaacaaagtttctttatcaaccagcTTTGATAAGATCGGTGGCTGTGacatgtgagtcttcaatgcttgaaaagcctgctcgcactcctctgtccattcgaatttcttgttgcctctgagtagattaaaaaatgggatgcatttgtccgtcgatttggaaataaatctactaagagcagcaattcttcatgtcaagctttgaacatccttgatctttgctggcgatttcgtatcgaccagggctttgatcttctcgggattggccttaattcctctcgagtttactataaatcccaagaacttccctgatcctactccgaaggcgCACTTGAGGGGagttagcttcatctgatatttgttcaagacgttgaagcattcttgcaaatcccCTATATGCCCTCCTGCCTtctttcgacttaaccagcatgtcatcggcatatacctccatgtttgtgccgatcagctccttaaacatgtggttcaccagtcgttggtaagtcgcaccagcgtttttcaaactgaagggcatcactttgtaacaacAAAGCCATGTGTCAGTTTGAAAGcaagtgtgatcctcatcaggagaatgcatactaatctgattatacccggagtatgcatccatgaatgagagaatcgcatgccctgcagtggcatcaaccagttggtcgatccaagggagtgggaaacaatctttaggacgggctttattaaggtctgtgaaatccacgcatgttcgccattttccattcgacttgggaactagcacgagattagagacccatgatggataaaacgctaccctgatgaatccattctccttcagcttctctactttttcttttagggcctttgatctatcttagTCAAGCCGCCTCCTTTTCTATTGTACCGGTGGCTAAtgacttttgtctatgttcaggacatggctaatgattgcagggtctattccgaccatgtctttgtgcgaccaggcaaagacttcctggttttccttcaaaaattccaccagtgcttgttttgttgttgtctctaagtttttaccgaatttcacaaccctggtcggattttcttcatcgagttgaacctcttcaaggtcctcgatgggtcctatctcttcatcaaaatcctcaaagcgaggatctaaatctctgtcctcactttgggcaacgccctatttggtgacatcatcacctgattgggcttttACATCAGCCACCATTTGTAACTCTTTTCCGGAAACTTCCCTCGAtatacctttctttgccttatTTATCGAGgcgctgtagcattccctcgcttcccgctgatttcccaacacgcatcctatccttgcgtcggttgggaatttcatggccaggtgccatttCGAGGTAACGGCttgtaggtcgaccaaaattggcctcccaattacagcattatatgccgaaggacaatcaacaactatgaaagtagtgagtaatattCTGTTAGCATGTGTAGTACCtgttgtaactggaagcctaatcaacccagttggggcgagcccttcaccagaaaaaccatagatggtttggttgcatggctccaagtctttgacggacaacttcattttTTCCAATGatgacttatataggatgttgactgagcttcctgtgtcaaccaacaccctcttcaccatcatgttggcaatttgcatgtccacgaccagcggatcagagtgtgggaatcgtacgtactgggcatcatcttcagagaaggttatcaattcctcctctgttcgagccttctttggtgctcgatatTCCACATTCATCATCTCAATGTCTTGGTCGTgccgtagggttcgagcataacgttcccttgccttcccactatcccctgcaaggtgtgggccaccatagatggtgagtaacgtgcatgccacaggagctggctgtaaaggcagcgagcgttggcgtgcaggtgcctactcattgccaccttgagcctct
This genomic interval from Humulus lupulus chromosome 8, drHumLupu1.1, whole genome shotgun sequence contains the following:
- the LOC133798654 gene encoding uncharacterized protein LOC133798654; amino-acid sequence: MFEYYKAAAASSGRKKDSKRVRGESSKTDSKKARTEGPLAVVPSKENMPPPSPLDQPASTPPVDQHPTPPTPFDQPHRTQPKGSLSSTMVSSARERIYNLSKHKRSQEAIDGTISMETDQIINRGLNEIVNGLLTMTVGWRRVGAMVSQTKNFDTRLTEAMKALEEKNADLLEKNTEHAKLNGELLEKNAELNKQNDELLEQKATLTEELLESWAALNKSNEDKEKFRESAKLNYQQSKQLELDLIASRKETEELEGRVKELEETDAKNLEKYKEATHPCFYEFWKHNQKADFS